A genomic region of Terriglobales bacterium contains the following coding sequences:
- a CDS encoding phage Gp37/Gp68 family protein, with translation MSLNSEIEWTDATWNPVRGCTKISPGCKHCYAERFAERFRGVEGHPYEQGFDLRLVPEKLTEPLEWREPKMVFVNSMSDLFHDGVSDSYIEAVARVMCAAPWHTFQVLTKRSERLKTLLNSKLRFAAGQRHIWWGVSVEDRNYGVPRIEHLRQSGACVKFLSIEPLLEDVGRINLSSIDWVIVGGESGPGAREMKAQWVLSLRDQCAAVDVPFFFKQWGGVRKHKTGRLLEGRTYDEYPRRPVAHPPTENDRVAISRRLKLRFRSFELLQLAPA, from the coding sequence GTGAGTCTGAATTCTGAAATCGAGTGGACGGACGCAACCTGGAACCCCGTTCGCGGCTGCACCAAGATCAGCCCCGGATGTAAGCACTGCTACGCGGAGCGCTTCGCAGAGCGCTTCCGGGGCGTCGAGGGCCACCCGTACGAACAGGGGTTCGATCTTCGCCTGGTGCCGGAAAAATTGACGGAACCCTTGGAGTGGCGTGAACCAAAGATGGTCTTCGTCAATTCAATGAGCGATTTGTTTCATGACGGTGTTTCGGACTCATACATCGAGGCAGTTGCTCGCGTGATGTGCGCGGCTCCATGGCACACGTTTCAAGTCCTCACGAAGCGGTCCGAACGGCTTAAGACACTGCTGAACTCCAAGCTCAGATTTGCCGCTGGCCAGCGTCACATCTGGTGGGGAGTTAGCGTCGAGGACCGTAATTATGGTGTGCCGAGAATTGAACACCTTCGCCAAAGCGGTGCGTGTGTGAAATTCCTCTCAATAGAGCCCTTGCTTGAGGATGTTGGACGAATCAATCTGTCATCCATCGATTGGGTGATCGTGGGTGGCGAGAGTGGTCCCGGTGCCCGCGAGATGAAGGCGCAGTGGGTCCTCTCATTACGCGATCAGTGTGCCGCAGTCGATGTGCCATTCTTCTTCAAACAATGGGGCGGCGTCCGCAAACACAAAACGGGCAGGCTGCTGGAAGGGCGCACTTACGATGAGTATCCTCGCAGGCCTGTAGCACACCCGCCTACGGAGAATGATCGCGTCGCGATCTCGCGACGGCTGAAGCTACGGTTTCGGTCATTCGAACTCTTGCAACTGGCTCCCGCCTAG
- the tcmP gene encoding three-Cys-motif partner protein TcmP, whose translation MANTTHTVEADGLVCNDAGPWANDKYRLVAMYTQMFATAMKDKWPARHYFELYAGAGYSKIRGADSIIAASPVRAVTVPDTFSKYVFCEEDDEKREALRKRIQRHAPHTNCAFIPGDCNARIEDIVSEARSPSAGNSLNLCFLDPYDIGIKFSTVRKLAEMRMDFLVLLAVFMDAQRNYDNYTAEDSQKLDQFLGDREWRKEWRSKDRLLEEFPQFLAEEFSKRMAMIGYIGQPLHRMKKVRTYDRRAPLYYLALFSRSERAYAFWDAVLNYATDQPKLGADW comes from the coding sequence ATGGCGAATACAACCCACACAGTCGAGGCCGACGGTTTGGTGTGCAACGACGCTGGACCATGGGCAAACGACAAGTATCGTCTAGTCGCGATGTACACCCAGATGTTCGCAACTGCCATGAAGGACAAGTGGCCAGCCCGGCATTATTTCGAGTTGTACGCCGGAGCGGGGTACAGCAAGATCAGGGGAGCCGATTCTATTATTGCGGCTTCGCCTGTGCGGGCCGTTACCGTTCCGGACACTTTTTCCAAATACGTATTCTGTGAAGAGGACGACGAAAAACGCGAGGCACTGCGGAAACGAATACAAAGGCACGCACCACATACGAACTGTGCATTTATTCCCGGAGATTGCAATGCGCGAATCGAAGACATTGTCAGTGAAGCGCGATCGCCGTCGGCGGGGAACAGCCTCAATCTCTGTTTCTTAGATCCTTACGATATCGGGATTAAGTTTTCGACCGTTAGGAAACTCGCCGAAATGCGAATGGATTTCTTGGTTCTGCTCGCAGTTTTCATGGATGCGCAACGTAATTACGACAACTACACAGCTGAAGACTCCCAGAAGCTCGATCAGTTTCTTGGGGATCGTGAATGGAGGAAAGAATGGAGGAGCAAGGATCGCCTACTCGAGGAGTTTCCGCAGTTCCTCGCTGAAGAGTTCTCAAAGCGAATGGCAATGATCGGTTACATTGGGCAACCCTTGCATCGAATGAAAAAGGTCCGCACATACGACCGTAGGGCGCCCCTCTATTATCTGGCCCTGTTTTCACGAAGCGAACGCGCATACGCGTTTTGGGACGCCGTTCTAAACTATGCAACCGATCAACCGAAACTCGGAGCTGATTGGTGA
- a CDS encoding M1 family metallopeptidase yields MLLLYNPVLMKQRAFLRLAVLLALATSANARYVADPIVRYKIDAPLDAKNKTINGHEIIQWRNHSADLVPDLQFHLYLNAFKNNYSTFMREGGATSRRVKFLNEAEAWGYEQIRSLKVNGNDLTSQLRYIQPDDGNPYDQTVARVPLPAPIAGGGTVTIEIQWTSKLPHIFARTGCREDFCLVAQWFPKPCVWEAKGERHRAQSGWNCHQFHTSTEFYADYGTFDVNLTVPSDFEIAATGAERGSHHNGDGTTTYNYYQEDVHDFAWTTQPKSQAIKVVRWFKADEQVTPSEIAEWSRKTAAPPEDVKLQDVKVTLFAQREHTGQVDRHFKAAFAGLKWFGLFYGKYPYDVLTFVDPPPFTGRGAGGMEYPTFFTAGTEYWPGQHKLDPEGVIVHEFGHQFWYGLVGNNEFEEAWLDEGFNSYSTGKVLERAYGPNYSYAYINGIPFPAIGWIDLPVPRYPWYKVGNVWIGPFWEWVAEPQKYGRTRSYWNNARTDAMERYAWLTLDRGSYQDQAYSKPELTLRTLEALLGDAWPRVIRAYHQRWRFKHPDAIDFMDTVREVSGQDMKWFFDQTVYGAEIVNYSVSFTDGHEPEMKGYFDRDGKPAMQTSAGDDKDDSGGDPNRPREAEVLVRRLGRMRFPVQVVVKFEDGSEDRKVWDLHSGSTAMVPPPPPGAVAPSVISDEQYRWIKYKYFGRPRIVSAEVDPDFQIKLEVARTDNSALREPVRLAADKWYLRWVVWLQNVLMSFSYFG; encoded by the coding sequence GTGCTGCTCCTGTACAATCCCGTGCTCATGAAGCAGCGGGCGTTTCTGCGGCTGGCAGTTCTGCTGGCGCTGGCGACCTCGGCCAACGCCAGGTACGTTGCCGATCCCATCGTTCGCTACAAGATTGACGCGCCCCTCGACGCCAAGAACAAGACGATCAATGGGCATGAAATCATCCAGTGGCGCAATCACAGCGCCGACTTGGTGCCCGACCTGCAGTTCCATCTTTATCTGAATGCCTTCAAGAACAACTACTCCACGTTCATGCGCGAGGGCGGCGCCACCAGCCGGCGGGTGAAGTTCCTCAACGAGGCGGAGGCGTGGGGATACGAACAGATTCGGTCGTTAAAGGTGAATGGAAACGACCTGACTTCGCAGCTTCGCTACATCCAGCCCGACGACGGCAACCCCTACGACCAGACGGTGGCGCGTGTGCCGTTGCCCGCCCCCATCGCCGGCGGGGGCACGGTGACGATCGAAATTCAGTGGACGTCGAAGCTGCCGCACATTTTTGCGCGCACCGGGTGCCGCGAAGACTTCTGCCTGGTGGCCCAGTGGTTCCCGAAGCCGTGCGTCTGGGAGGCGAAGGGCGAGCGCCATCGCGCGCAGTCAGGCTGGAACTGCCACCAGTTCCACACCTCAACCGAGTTCTACGCCGACTACGGCACGTTCGACGTGAACCTCACCGTGCCCTCCGACTTCGAGATCGCCGCCACCGGCGCCGAGCGCGGCTCACATCACAACGGGGACGGCACAACCACCTACAACTACTACCAGGAGGACGTGCACGACTTCGCCTGGACCACGCAGCCGAAGTCGCAGGCGATCAAGGTCGTCCGCTGGTTCAAGGCCGACGAGCAGGTGACGCCGTCGGAGATCGCGGAGTGGTCGAGGAAGACCGCTGCGCCGCCCGAAGACGTGAAGCTTCAGGACGTGAAGGTCACGCTGTTCGCGCAACGCGAGCACACGGGCCAGGTCGACCGCCACTTCAAAGCCGCGTTCGCCGGGCTGAAGTGGTTCGGCCTGTTCTACGGAAAGTATCCGTATGACGTGCTCACCTTCGTGGATCCGCCGCCGTTCACGGGACGCGGCGCCGGCGGCATGGAGTATCCGACGTTTTTCACCGCGGGCACCGAGTACTGGCCGGGCCAGCACAAGCTCGATCCCGAGGGCGTGATCGTGCACGAGTTCGGACACCAGTTCTGGTACGGCCTGGTAGGCAACAACGAATTCGAAGAAGCATGGCTCGACGAAGGCTTCAACTCGTACTCGACCGGCAAAGTGCTGGAGCGCGCCTACGGACCGAATTATTCCTACGCGTACATCAACGGGATTCCGTTTCCGGCGATCGGCTGGATTGACCTGCCGGTGCCGCGCTATCCCTGGTACAAGGTCGGTAATGTCTGGATCGGTCCGTTCTGGGAGTGGGTGGCGGAGCCACAGAAGTACGGACGCACGCGCTCCTATTGGAACAACGCCCGCACCGACGCCATGGAGCGCTACGCCTGGCTAACCCTCGACCGCGGCAGTTACCAGGACCAGGCGTACTCCAAGCCGGAACTCACGCTGCGCACGCTGGAGGCGCTGCTTGGCGACGCGTGGCCGCGCGTCATCCGCGCCTACCACCAGCGCTGGCGCTTCAAGCATCCCGACGCCATCGACTTCATGGACACAGTGCGCGAGGTCAGCGGCCAGGACATGAAGTGGTTCTTCGACCAGACGGTGTACGGCGCCGAGATCGTGAACTACTCAGTCTCGTTTACCGACGGACATGAGCCGGAGATGAAGGGCTACTTCGATCGCGACGGGAAGCCGGCCATGCAGACATCCGCTGGCGACGACAAAGACGACAGCGGCGGCGACCCGAATCGTCCCCGCGAAGCCGAAGTCCTTGTGCGGCGTCTCGGCAGGATGCGCTTCCCGGTGCAGGTGGTTGTGAAGTTCGAGGACGGCAGCGAGGACCGGAAAGTGTGGGACCTGCACTCGGGAAGTACCGCGATGGTTCCGCCTCCGCCGCCGGGAGCAGTGGCGCCCTCGGTGATCAGCGATGAGCAGTACCGCTGGATCAAGTACAAGTACTTCGGCCGGCCACGGATCGTCTCGGCGGAAGTGGATCCCGACTTTCAGATCAAGCTGGAAGTTGCGCGCACCGATAACTCGGCGCTGCGCGAACCGGTGCGGCTGGCGGCGGACAAGTGGTATCTGCGCTGGGTGGTGTGGTTGCAGAACGTGCTGATGTCGTTTTCCTACTTTGGGTGA
- a CDS encoding PIN domain-containing protein, with product MELLFIRLVFIAILTTAAYIFHPFGFDPLTDAAAGAAIGVVVVLFEIRLLEVSLKRLIGAVIGSITGIFGAYLFSLVIKNSVQPGNTQSFLQMFVMLLMAYVGLIVGANKGDLLNLSALGGIFGGEKQAKKSYKILDTSVIIDGRIADIAETGFLDGIIVIPQFVLRELQLVADSADSLKRNRGRRGLDILQRIQKIASLSVQIVEDDFPAVREVDMKLIELAKLYEAKIITNDFNLNKVAQLQGVEVLNINELANSLKPIVLPGEIMKVFILKEGKEYNQGVAYLDDGTMVVVDNARKMIGKTIDIAVTSVLQTTAGKMIFGKFDERGVVVTRPPAAASAQAAGPKGAVAENT from the coding sequence ATGGAACTGCTGTTCATTCGTCTTGTTTTCATTGCCATTCTCACCACCGCCGCCTACATCTTTCACCCCTTTGGCTTTGATCCCCTGACCGACGCCGCTGCCGGCGCCGCCATCGGCGTGGTCGTCGTGCTGTTTGAGATCCGCCTGCTCGAGGTCAGCCTCAAGCGGCTGATTGGCGCGGTGATCGGCAGCATTACCGGCATCTTCGGCGCCTACCTGTTCAGCCTGGTCATCAAGAACAGCGTCCAGCCGGGAAACACGCAGAGCTTCCTGCAGATGTTCGTCATGCTGCTCATGGCCTACGTTGGACTGATCGTGGGGGCGAACAAGGGCGACCTGCTGAACCTCTCCGCCCTGGGCGGTATCTTCGGCGGCGAGAAGCAGGCCAAGAAGAGCTACAAGATCCTCGACACCAGCGTCATCATCGACGGCCGCATCGCCGACATCGCCGAAACCGGCTTCCTCGACGGGATCATCGTCATCCCGCAATTCGTGCTGCGCGAATTGCAGCTCGTGGCCGACTCGGCCGACTCGCTCAAGCGCAACCGCGGCCGCCGCGGGCTCGACATTTTGCAGCGCATCCAGAAAATCGCCTCGCTCTCGGTCCAGATCGTGGAAGACGACTTCCCCGCCGTCCGCGAGGTGGACATGAAGCTGATCGAGCTGGCCAAGCTCTACGAGGCCAAGATCATCACCAACGACTTCAACCTGAATAAGGTCGCGCAGCTCCAGGGCGTGGAGGTGCTGAACATCAACGAGCTGGCCAACTCGCTGAAGCCCATCGTGCTGCCCGGCGAGATCATGAAGGTCTTCATCCTCAAGGAAGGCAAGGAATACAACCAGGGCGTGGCTTATCTCGACGACGGGACCATGGTGGTGGTCGACAACGCGCGCAAGATGATCGGCAAGACCATCGACATTGCCGTGACTTCGGTGCTGCAGACCACCGCCGGCAAGATGATCTTCGGCAAGTTCGACGAGCGCGGCGTGGTGGTGACGCGACCTCCGGCGGCAGCTTCAGCGCAGGCGGCCGGCCCCAAGGGCGCCGTAGCGGAGAACACGTAG
- a CDS encoding ABC transporter ATP-binding protein: MTAPLLEVSRLDVSFSATAPPAVRNVSFSIAPGEVLGLVGESGSGKSATALAILRLLPPQARVNGEIRFGGQDLGPLGAEAMRSIRGRRIAMIFQEPMTALNPVMRVGDQVAEAVLVHGGPSSVVGRWSSAKARAWNRAVEMLDLVRIPDAARRARAYPHQHSGGQRQRVMIAMALMNRPELLIADEPTTALDVTIQAEILALLAELREKFGLAMLFISHDLAVVSQVAHRVAVMYAGSIVEMAATAELFRGPMHPYTRGLLASVPTLRTDRAKPLPAIEGTVPTVVNMPPGCAFEPRCGLRVDDCARELPGLVEVAPGHLARCPVTIRTP, encoded by the coding sequence GTGACCGCTCCCCTGCTTGAAGTCAGCCGTCTGGACGTGAGTTTTTCCGCCACAGCACCACCGGCGGTGCGCAACGTCAGCTTTTCCATAGCTCCGGGCGAGGTTTTGGGGCTGGTGGGCGAATCGGGCTCGGGGAAGTCGGCCACGGCGCTGGCGATCTTGCGGCTCCTGCCGCCTCAAGCCCGCGTGAACGGGGAGATTCGCTTCGGTGGGCAAGACTTGGGTCCGCTGGGAGCGGAAGCCATGCGCTCGATCCGCGGGCGGCGCATCGCCATGATCTTCCAGGAGCCGATGACCGCGCTGAATCCGGTGATGCGCGTTGGTGACCAGGTGGCGGAGGCGGTGCTGGTGCATGGAGGACCGTCGTCGGTCGTTGGCCGTTGGTCGTCGGCCAAGGCCCGAGCCTGGAATCGCGCCGTGGAGATGCTCGACCTGGTTCGAATCCCGGACGCAGCGCGGCGTGCGCGCGCCTATCCGCACCAGCACTCCGGCGGGCAGCGCCAGCGCGTGATGATTGCCATGGCGCTGATGAACCGGCCCGAGCTGCTGATCGCCGACGAGCCCACCACCGCGCTCGACGTCACCATTCAGGCAGAAATCTTGGCTTTGCTCGCCGAGCTCCGCGAGAAATTCGGGCTGGCGATGCTGTTCATCTCGCACGACCTCGCCGTCGTCTCGCAGGTCGCGCACCGGGTGGCGGTGATGTACGCCGGCAGCATCGTGGAGATGGCCGCGACGGCGGAACTCTTCCGCGGGCCGATGCATCCCTACACGCGCGGCCTGCTGGCCAGCGTGCCCACACTGCGCACCGACCGCGCAAAGCCGCTGCCGGCGATCGAAGGCACCGTGCCCACCGTAGTCAACATGCCGCCGGGATGCGCTTTCGAGCCGCGCTGCGGACTACGCGTAGATGATTGCGCGAGGGAGTTGCCGGGATTGGTGGAGGTCGCCCCGGGGCATTTGGCAAGGTGTCCGGTGACCATCCGGACACCCTAA
- a CDS encoding DUF1264 domain-containing protein: MRLPTRVLTIFALCCCMALIASFAPSRGPVSAAPPQPAPPSSPAQGYDIHVVAPHLVDGHEMGPYHHYCKVHDPDPQIVCLIYDSTDPNAKLSQVEWIYAKKLVRNQVSLRDWNKNWHDHAIEIAGGRVKVLDLPDDKATEVAKTVATTDGLIYHFYKNGNLPNGKMSVAQAVGHKPMKQDEWKKGAQ, translated from the coding sequence ATGCGTTTGCCGACGCGAGTTCTCACCATCTTTGCCTTGTGCTGTTGTATGGCGCTGATTGCCAGCTTCGCGCCAAGCCGCGGCCCGGTAAGCGCCGCGCCGCCCCAACCCGCTCCGCCAAGCAGTCCAGCCCAGGGATATGACATCCACGTAGTCGCGCCACACCTGGTGGATGGACACGAAATGGGCCCCTACCATCACTATTGCAAAGTGCACGACCCCGATCCGCAGATCGTGTGCCTGATCTACGATTCCACCGATCCCAACGCCAAGCTTTCGCAGGTGGAGTGGATTTACGCCAAGAAGCTGGTGCGCAACCAGGTGTCGCTGCGCGACTGGAACAAGAACTGGCACGACCACGCCATCGAGATCGCCGGCGGGCGCGTGAAGGTGCTCGACCTGCCCGACGACAAGGCCACCGAAGTTGCCAAGACCGTGGCCACCACCGACGGGCTGATCTATCACTTCTACAAGAATGGCAATCTGCCCAACGGCAAGATGTCCGTGGCGCAGGCGGTCGGCCACAAGCCGATGAAGCAGGACGAGTGGAAGAAGGGAGCGCAGTAG
- a CDS encoding amidase yields MNSRPALNRRAFVALFSSLGVSSTVFPETLWGMMHPQAASTPAPAPTATPAPVQAAGVGGDVAKLPLSKEMIRAAASVAGLSYDDAQVEMMLRDINDRLKQFEQVWELHIPNDVAPALLFNPVLPGMTFETQRRPMRMSRVPAVAAPAQIEDVAFYNVRQLGELLRTRKVTSVALTQMYLDRLRRYDPVLHFVVTLLPERALAAAKKADAEMAAGRYRGPLHGIPYGAKDLLAVSGAPTTWGAKGYEDQRFESDATVVKRLDDAGAVLVAKLTLGALAQGDVWFGAVTRNPWKTDQGSSGSSAGSGSATSAGCVGFAIGSETLGSISSPSTRNGVTGLRPTFGRVPRTGAMALSWSMDKLGPLCRAVEDCAVVLSAICGPDGHDRTVHDYPFNWDATIDPKKLRIGYLRSEFERQPTADELKRETPTQKERRLEATKADADAIYVLQKKLGINLIPVELPTRPAAGALRPLLVAEGAAAFDELTRSGRDKLLTAQGPNDWPNTFREARLIPAVEYINQNRARTLLMEKVADLFKNLDVIVAPTFSPQLLITNLTGHPAVILPHGFRPSDGTPMSITFLGNLFGEANLLAVAKAYQDATDFHLKHPKLGTDPTPAFLPPPAPPRT; encoded by the coding sequence ATGAACTCACGTCCCGCGCTTAATCGCCGCGCTTTTGTTGCGCTGTTTTCATCGCTTGGCGTTTCTTCCACCGTGTTCCCCGAAACCCTCTGGGGCATGATGCACCCCCAGGCCGCATCAACGCCCGCGCCAGCACCCACCGCGACGCCCGCGCCGGTGCAGGCGGCGGGCGTGGGTGGTGATGTGGCCAAGCTTCCGCTCTCCAAGGAAATGATTCGCGCCGCGGCGTCAGTCGCCGGGCTCAGTTACGACGACGCCCAGGTCGAGATGATGTTGCGCGACATCAACGACCGGTTGAAGCAGTTCGAGCAGGTGTGGGAGCTCCACATACCCAACGACGTCGCTCCGGCGCTGCTCTTCAACCCCGTGCTGCCGGGCATGACGTTTGAAACCCAGCGCCGCCCCATGCGCATGAGCCGGGTGCCCGCCGTCGCCGCGCCGGCACAGATCGAAGACGTTGCCTTCTACAACGTCCGCCAGCTGGGCGAACTGCTGCGCACCCGCAAGGTCACCTCGGTCGCGCTCACCCAGATGTACCTGGACCGCCTCAGGCGCTACGATCCGGTGCTGCACTTCGTGGTCACGCTGCTTCCCGAGCGCGCCCTGGCCGCCGCGAAGAAAGCAGACGCAGAGATGGCCGCCGGCAGGTACCGCGGTCCGCTGCACGGCATTCCGTACGGCGCGAAGGACCTGCTCGCGGTGAGCGGCGCGCCCACCACCTGGGGCGCGAAGGGCTATGAGGATCAAAGGTTCGAATCTGACGCGACCGTGGTCAAGCGCCTCGACGACGCCGGCGCCGTGCTCGTCGCCAAGCTGACGCTGGGCGCGCTGGCGCAGGGCGACGTGTGGTTCGGCGCCGTCACGCGTAACCCGTGGAAAACCGACCAGGGCTCGAGCGGTTCATCGGCCGGCTCGGGCTCGGCGACGTCGGCGGGATGCGTTGGGTTCGCCATCGGCTCGGAGACCCTCGGCTCGATCTCGTCACCCTCCACCCGCAACGGCGTCACCGGGCTGCGTCCCACGTTCGGACGCGTACCGCGCACCGGCGCCATGGCACTCTCCTGGAGCATGGACAAGCTCGGGCCGCTCTGCCGTGCCGTAGAGGATTGCGCCGTGGTGCTCAGCGCCATCTGCGGCCCCGATGGCCACGATCGCACCGTGCACGACTACCCCTTCAACTGGGACGCGACGATCGACCCGAAGAAGTTGCGCATCGGCTACCTGCGCAGCGAGTTCGAGCGCCAGCCGACCGCGGATGAACTGAAGCGCGAAACGCCCACGCAGAAAGAACGGCGCCTGGAAGCCACTAAGGCCGACGCCGACGCGATCTACGTCCTCCAAAAGAAACTCGGCATCAACCTCATCCCGGTCGAGCTGCCCACCAGGCCCGCCGCCGGTGCCCTGCGTCCACTGCTGGTTGCCGAAGGGGCGGCGGCGTTTGACGAACTCACGCGCAGCGGCCGCGACAAGCTGCTCACCGCGCAAGGCCCCAACGACTGGCCCAACACCTTCCGCGAAGCGCGCCTGATTCCCGCGGTGGAGTACATCAACCAGAACCGTGCCCGCACGCTGCTCATGGAAAAGGTGGCCGACCTCTTCAAGAACTTGGACGTGATCGTCGCGCCCACCTTCAGCCCGCAACTGTTGATCACGAACCTGACCGGACACCCGGCCGTCATCCTGCCGCACGGCTTCCGCCCGAGCGACGGCACTCCCATGAGCATTACGTTCCTGGGCAACCTGTTCGGCGAGGCAAACCTGTTGGCCGTGGCAAAGGCCTATCAGGACGCGACCGACTTCCACCTCAAGCACCCGAAGCTGGGCACCGATCCGACGCCGGCATTCCTGCCGCCGCCAGCGCCGCCCAGGACCTAA
- a CDS encoding acyl-CoA carboxylase subunit beta: MDLEHKLAELKKRDGLAAEGGGAARRERQHKEGKMSARERIEFLLDEGTFEETDRLVTHRCTDFGMQDQVYYGDGFVTGYGRIEGRLVFCFAQDFTVFGGSLSEANAGKIVKIMDLAMKTGAPVIGLNDSGGARIQEGVMSLAGYADIFLRNTLSSGVIPQISAIMGPCAGGAVYSPAITDFIFMVDKTSYMFVTGPDVIKTVTHEEVTKDQLGGAITHNETSGVAHFLAHDDAECLAMIRELMSFIPSNNLDDAPRKAPTDPAERADAALDSIVPAESNQPYDIKDVIHAVVDDGYFFEVHEHYAKNLVVGFARMNGRPVGIVANQPAYLAGVLDINASLKGARFVRFCDAFNIPLLTFEDVPGFLPGTNQEHGGIIKHGAKLLYAFAEATVPKITVITRKAYGGAYCVMSSKHIRTDVNYAWPTAEIAVMGPEGAANIVYRRELDKARKEGVSRGAAKLHGDEAVAAVLKEKTEEFRDRFANPYVAAERGYLDAVIQPRETRARVIRALEMLDGKRESMPKKKHGNIPL; encoded by the coding sequence ATGGACCTGGAGCACAAATTAGCCGAACTGAAGAAGCGCGACGGCCTGGCGGCGGAGGGCGGCGGGGCAGCGCGGCGCGAGCGCCAGCACAAGGAAGGCAAGATGAGCGCCCGCGAGCGGATCGAGTTCCTGCTCGACGAGGGCACGTTCGAGGAAACCGACCGCCTGGTGACGCATCGCTGCACCGACTTCGGCATGCAGGACCAGGTGTACTACGGCGATGGCTTCGTCACCGGCTATGGGCGGATCGAGGGGCGGCTGGTTTTCTGTTTCGCGCAGGACTTCACCGTGTTCGGTGGGTCGCTCTCGGAGGCCAACGCCGGCAAGATCGTGAAGATCATGGACCTGGCGATGAAGACCGGCGCGCCAGTGATCGGACTGAACGACTCGGGCGGCGCGCGCATCCAGGAAGGCGTGATGTCGCTGGCTGGCTACGCCGACATCTTCCTGCGCAACACGCTGTCGTCGGGCGTGATTCCGCAGATCTCGGCCATCATGGGGCCGTGCGCCGGCGGCGCGGTGTACTCGCCGGCGATCACCGACTTCATCTTCATGGTGGACAAGACCTCGTACATGTTCGTGACCGGGCCCGACGTGATCAAGACGGTGACGCACGAGGAGGTCACCAAAGACCAGCTCGGCGGCGCCATAACGCACAACGAAACGTCGGGCGTGGCGCACTTTCTGGCGCACGACGACGCCGAGTGCCTGGCGATGATCCGCGAGCTGATGAGCTTTATTCCGTCGAACAATTTGGACGATGCGCCGCGCAAGGCGCCGACCGATCCGGCCGAGCGGGCTGACGCCGCGCTCGACTCGATTGTGCCGGCGGAGTCGAACCAGCCCTACGACATCAAAGACGTGATCCACGCGGTGGTAGACGACGGCTACTTCTTCGAAGTGCACGAGCACTACGCGAAGAATCTCGTCGTCGGCTTCGCGCGCATGAATGGGCGCCCGGTGGGCATCGTGGCGAACCAGCCGGCGTACCTGGCGGGCGTGCTCGACATCAACGCGTCCCTGAAGGGCGCGCGCTTCGTGCGCTTCTGCGACGCTTTCAACATCCCGCTGCTGACCTTCGAAGACGTGCCCGGCTTCCTGCCCGGGACGAACCAGGAGCACGGCGGGATCATCAAGCACGGCGCGAAGCTGCTGTACGCCTTCGCCGAGGCGACCGTGCCGAAGATCACGGTGATCACGCGCAAGGCGTACGGCGGCGCGTACTGCGTCATGTCGTCGAAGCACATCCGCACCGACGTGAACTACGCCTGGCCGACGGCGGAGATCGCGGTGATGGGCCCGGAAGGCGCGGCCAACATCGTTTATCGGCGCGAACTGGACAAGGCGCGGAAAGAAGGCGTGTCCAGAGGCGCGGCGAAGCTGCACGGCGACGAAGCCGTCGCAGCGGTCTTAAAAGAGAAGACGGAAGAGTTCCGCGACCGCTTCGCCAACCCCTACGTCGCCGCGGAGCGCGGGTACTTGGACGCCGTCATTCAGCCGCGCGAAACCCGCGCCCGCGTGATCCGCGCGCTGGAGATGCTCGACGGCAAGCGCGAGAGCATGCCGAAGAAGAAGCACGGAAATATTCCGCTGTGA